TGGCCACGCGATCCCGCAGGTTCGGCATCGCCAGGCCGGCTTCATGACGGCGTGCTCCGTGCGGCGGGTCATCTATCCGGCCCGCACTGGGACACGTCCGCCCTGCGGTCGGGTGGTGGGGCAAGCTGTCTCGGGCCGTCCGGATGACAACAGGTCGACCCCCTCGCGGAGCACGAACAGTTCCCGCTTGGCCCGCGCACTGCCGTCCGTTCCCAACTCGTACGCCTCAATCCAGGTCCAGCCGTGGTAGGTGTGGCGGTCGGTGAGTTCGCGGATGATCCGGACCGTGATGGGTTGGACGAACTGCGGGCTCGCGGCGCGAGTCAGGCGAATGAGGTCTCCGGCTTTCATCGTCCCGATCATCTCGCCGCCGTTGGCGCGGTCCAGCGCGACGCGGGTCGCGTCGGTGGCGGGTCCGTGGGCTTCGGCTTGTCCGGCATGGTTTCCCCTCGTCGTTGGGAAGGGCCGCCCCTGAGTGCTCGCCCATGGGCGGCCCCGCTACGAACGCGACCGCCGGGTCTCGGGTAGTCCCTGCCGGCCGCGCCGCCTGAGAAGCACACTTCCAAGGGTTGCGGTCCGAATACACTGCGTAGGAATATCTCTTGTGGACGTCTGGGACGTACCGGAGAGGATTCGGATGAACCGCGCAGTCGCTGAAGCCATGTCAGCATCCGGCCTGACAGCGGACAGTCTCGCAGCTCAGATCGGGGTGGATCCGAAGACGGCGGCCAAGTGGGCGAACCCGGGACGGATTCCGCAGACTCGCCACCGATCAAAGGTCGCCGAGATCCTCCGCCGCGACGAGGGCGACCTTTGGCCCGACCTGTTCAAGCGGCGCGAGCCAGCGTGGTTCCGGCCCTGGACGGACATCGAGCGCGAGGCGGTGGGGTTGCGCTGGTACGAGTCCGCGGTCATTCCCGGCCTCCTACAGACCGAGGCGTACGCCCGAGCCGTGTTGAGCAGCGGGCTCTGGGCCGACGACGACCTGGCGGCACATGTGGAAACCCGCCTTCGCCGGCAGGCCGCCGTGTTCGATCGGCCTCGTCCACCGCTGAGCGTCTTCGTCATCGACGAGGCCGCGCTGCGCCGGGGACGACCCGACATCATGGCCGACCAGCTCGACCACCTGATGGTGCTCGCCGAACGGCCGGCCGTGATGATTCACGTGCTTCCCCTGACGGCTGGATTCCACCCCGGCCAGGCCGGGCCGTTCGTCATCGCCAGCACACCCGACGGCGGCGATGTCGGCTATCTCGACGACCAGGCGGCGGGGCGCCTCAGTAATGACGTTGCTCCGTTGTGGGCGGTCTGGGATAGCGTGAGGTCGTTAGCGCTACCGCGAGACCTGACCATCGACCTGATGAGAGCGCGAGCATGGATGACCTGAGCGGCGCCCGTTGGCGCAAGAGCACCCGCAGCAGCTCGAACGGTGGAGCGTGCGTCGAGGTGGCCGACAATCTGCCGGGTGTCGTGCTCGTCCGCGACACGAAGGACCGGGACGGCGGCACGCTGACTTTCGGGCCGGCGGCCTGGGCGGGCTTCGTCACGTTCGCGAGGGAGATCGGCCCCGTCGGCTAGGCGAGCCCTGTCGATCGTCACAATCGACTCGGGTTCGCTGATAGCGGGGTGTCCCGGTAGCGGTAACACCCCGAGTTCCGGAAAACGGAGTTGATCAGCACCGGTCGCGCCGTGGACGCTGCCCTGCCGTACGTCAGGTCAGGTCGAGGATGCTCCAGTTGGTTGGTAGCACCTTCGCCGCCATCGTGGACTGCGCGGTCGCGTAGTGCGCCTCGTGGGTGAGTGCCGCACGGGCGGCATGGCCGAGCGAGATGTCTCCACCCGCGGCACGGGCCAGTGTGCCGGTGTCCCGCACATCGTCGGCATCGAGTGGCAGCAGGCAGATCATCGGGGCAGTCATCATCAGGGCCAGCAGCGCGGCACCGATGTCGTCGTCCACGCTCGCGAACGCGACCGCCAGGCAGGTCGCGGGAACGGCCACCTGCCGCCCCTCATCGGCGACCTCCAGCATCAACTCCCCCACCGACACGTTGCCCTCGAGGTAGGCCGTCAACGCTGACGCGTCGAACACGGCCGCGATCCGATCGCTCATCCGGCACCTCCCAACATCCGGCGTCCCTCGGCCAGGGCGTCCGGCGGAATGGGTGTCGCCAGCCGCTCCCGCCACCGTGCCCTGCCCGCCTCGGTCGCCTCGATGCCGGCTCGGCGCAGCACCTCGTGGACGTGCACGCCGGCCATCTGGGCCCGCACCGCCGCGGTGATCGCGGCCGAGACGTTGGGCTGCTGGTCGAGCCACTCCGCGACGTCGTCGGGGAGGCTCACGGAGCGCTTCACGGTCATGGCCGCCAGCCTATCAACTCTGGTAGCACCGCCGGTGCTACCGAACTGGTCAGCGGCGGCCACGTCGGCTCCGTTTACGAGGGCGGATCACACCGGGCATCCCGACCGACGGCCAGCCGTCCAGCTCGGACGGGGGCACGCCGCGCCGGAGCAGGTCGTCCAGCAGCACGGCGAGCGAGTAGTCGGGGTGCAGGCTCAGCGTCCGTTCGAGCGCGACCGCCGCCAACGCCCCCTGCCCCGCGCGCCAGGCCGCGAACGCCAGCAACGCACCGGGCGCGGCGGCCAACTCCGGCTCGACCCGGCGCAGCACGTCGGTCCAGAGGGCGATGTCCCGGTCCCGACCGTCGGTGCGTTCCCAGGCGTGATCGCGGACCGGTAGGTGGGTCAGCAGCAGGCTCAACCAGGCCACTTCATCGTCGTCTAGTCGCTCACCGCGCCGCTGCCGGCGCTGGGCCTCGCGGACCGCCGCCACCCCGGCGGAGCGCAGCGCCCGAGCGCCGAGCAGGTCGCTCTCGGGAGCATGCTCGACCAGCTCGACCAGCCTCAACTGGGCGCGGGCGGTGGCCGCGCGCGCCGCGTCCCGGGCCGGGCCGTCCACCGGTGACACCTGCGCCACGAGGGCGGCCCGGTCGGGGAGTGCGACCTGGCCGGCGAAGACCGCCGAGGCGGTCACCGGGTTCGCGGTCGGGTCGTAGCGCCGACCCTCGGGCGGGCAGCAGTCGGGCTCGGTGCAGAGATAGGACCACCACCGGCCGTCGGTCACCCGCAGCGCGTCGAGCACCTCCATCCCGGCGGCGCTCAGTGCGGCGCGCACCGCGTCCACGACCGGGGTGACCCGGTCGGGTTGCCCGTAGCCGACCACGGTGGCGGCCTCCGCGCCCTGCCGACGGATCACGCCGGCCAGGTGCCGGGCCCGCTCGACCGCATCAGTCGACGGGTCGGGCAGGTCCGCACGGGCGGCGAAGATGATCTGCCGGCCGAGCAACGCCACGGCGACCACGCTGTCCGTGGGATGAAAGCCGAGCAGGTACGGCACAGCGGCGATCAGATCGGCGGGCGAGCGGACGGCGAGCTGAGGGCGTTCGGTCGAGGTCATGTCGGAAGCCTGCGGCGGATCTGCCCGGCTCCACAGACCCTGTGGATGACACGCGGCTTATCCACAGTTACTCAGCGTGTTTTTCCTGCTCATCCCGCACCTACGGGTGCCGGAAGAGACTCGATGTCTTCGGGCGGGACCGAGTTGTCGCGGGGAGCGGTTACCGTGCGCTGATGGACCTGGCGTACCTGCGCGCACACCCGGCACACCTGCCGACCTTTCGGACGCACCAGCGGATCCGGGAGACGCCGGTCGCCGGGGGAAACATCTGCGCCGCCGCCCGACTCACCCTGGACGACGGTCACTCCGTCTTCGCCAAGTCCTGGCCCGAGAGGGCCGACCGACCGGCGCCGGAGGGCTTGTTCGCCGCCGAGGCCGCCGGGTTGCGCTGGCTGCGGGAGGCCGGCGCGGTCGGCGTACCCGAGGTGATCGTGGCGTTGCCAGACCTGCTGGCGCTCGACTGGGTGGAGCCCGGCGAGCCGACGCCGGAGGCCGCGGAGCGCTTCGGCCGGGAGTTGGCTGGCCTGCACCGGGCGGGCGCAACCGCCTTCGGTGCGACCTGGCCCGGTTTCATCGGGTCACTTCCACAGGACAACACCCTCGCGGACGGGCCCTGGTCGACCTGGTTCGCGGAGCGGCGCCTCGCCCCCTACCTGCGACGCTCGGTCGACGGTGGTGCGCTGACCAGTGCCGACGCCGCGCTGGTCGAGCAGGTGATCGGTCGGGTCGACGGGCTTGGCGGCGACGAGCCGCCCGCACGCATCCACGGCGACCTGTGGCCGGGCAACGTGCTGTGGGGCGTCGACGACCGGGCCTGGCTCGTCGACCCGGCGGCGCACGGCGGGCACCGGGAGACGGATCTCGCCCAGCTCGCTCTCTTCGGCGGCATCCCCTACCTGGACCGGGTGCTGGCCGCCTACCAGGAGAGTTGGCCGCTGCCGGACGGGTGGCGCGACAGGGTGCCACTGCATCAACTGCATCTGCTGCTCGTGCACACCGCGCTCTTCGGTGGCAGCTACCGGGATGTGGTCGTCCAGACTGCCCATGCCGTCCTGGGCCGGGCCGAGCGCGCTACGGTCGACAGGTGAGCGTCACCCCGGGGACCGACGGCGTCCTCGTCGACCGGTACGACCGCGTCGCCCGAGACCTGCGCGTGTCCCTCACCGACAAGTGCAACCTGCGCTGCACCTACTGCATGCCGGCGGAAGGGCTGCCCTGGCTGGCCGGCCCCGAGTTGCTGACCGACGAGGAGATCGTCCGGCTGGTCCGGGTGGCCGTCGAGCGGCTCGGTGTGACCGAGGTGCGGTTCACCGGCGGTGAGCCGCTGATCCGACCCGGGCTGCTCGGCATCGTGAGCGCGGTCGCCGCGTTGACACCCCGCCCCCGGGTCTCGCTGACCACCAACGGCATCGGCCTGGACCGGCTGGCCCCGGCGCTGCGCACGGCTGGCCTGGACCGGGTGAACGTCTCACTGGACACCCTGGATCCGGACCGCTTCCTCCGGCTCACCCGCCGCCCCCGCCTCGACGCGGTGCTGGCCGGGCTCGCCGGGGCGGCGGCGGCCGGGCTCAGTCCCGTGAAGATCAATTCTGTGCTGATGCGCGGTGTCAACGAGGACGAGGCGCCGGCCCTGCTCCGCTTCGCTCTCGACCACGACTACCAGCTGCGGATCATCGAGCAGATGCCGTTGGACGCCCAGCACGGCTGGGACCGCGACACGATGGTCACCGCCGAGGAGATCCTGACCTCCCTGCGTACCGCCTTCGATCTCAGTCCCGACCCGACCGAGCGCGGCGCGGCACCGGCAGAGACGTGGCTGGTCGACGGCGGCCCCGCCCGGGTCGGTGTGATCGCCAGCGTCACCCGCCCGTTCTGCGGGGACTGCGACCGCACCCGGCTGACCGCAGACGGCCAGGTCCGCGCCTGCCTCTTCGCAACGGAGGAGTCCGACCTGCGTGCCGCGCTCCGCACCGGCGCGGACGACGACGAGTTGGCGCGTCGCTGGCGTACCGCGATGTGGGGCAAGCGCGCCGGGCACGGCATCGACGACCCCACCTTCCTCCAGCCGACCCGGCCGATGTCCGCGATCGGAGGTTGAGGCGTGGACACGACGCCGCTGACCGTCCGCTACTTCGCGGGTGCCCGCGCCGCCGCCGGGCGCGCCGAAGAGGGCATGCCCGCAGGCCGGTCGCTCGACGCCCTCACGGCCGAGCTGACCCAGCGACACGGCGACCGGCTCGCCGCCGTGCTTCGTGTGGCGAGTTTTCTGGTGGACGGCGTCACCTGTCATGATCGTCAGGCACCCCTGCCGGCCGGGGCCACGATCGATGTCCTGCCCCCGTTCGCGGGCGGCTGAGGGAGGCGCGCGCACATGTTGGCGGTTCTGGGGTTCGTGGCTGTCCTGGCGCTGGCCGTCGGCGGCATCCATTTCTACCTGTGGAAGCGGCTCATTCGGGACACCACCACCCCGGGCCGTTGGCGGCGGGCCGGCGCGATCGCCGCCGTGGTGTTGGCGCTCCTCGTGCCGGTCACCCTCGCCGGAACGCAGGCCGGGCTCTACTGGCTCGCCTGGCCGGGCTACCTGTGGCTCGCGCTGATGTTCTACCTGCTGGTCGTGCTGGTCGTGCTGGAAGTACCGATGCTGGTCACCCGGCTGGTGCTGCGCCGCCGGGTGGTTGCCGCGGAGCCGACCACCGCCGCGCCGGAACCGGTGCTGGTCGGTGCCGCCGGGCCGACCGAGCCGCCGGCCACCGGCGCTGTCGCGGCACCGGACCACGACCCGGCCCGTCGGCTGCTGCTGGCCCGTGGGGCGGCCATCTTCGCCGGCCTCACCGCCACGGGCATCACGGGGTACGGCATCCGCACGGCGCTCGGCCCGCCACGACTCGACCGGGTGCAGATCCCGCTCGCCAAGCTCCCCCGCAGCATGGATGGCCTGCGCATCGCCACCGTCTCCGACATCCACCTCGGCCCGCTGCGCGGTCGGGCACACACCGAGCGGATCGTCGCCGCGATCAACCGGCTCGACGCGGACCTGGTCGCGGTTGTCGGGGACCTGGTCGACGGCTCGGTCGCCGAGCTCGGCTCGGCCGCCGCGCCGCTGCGCGACCTGCGTTCCCGGTACGGCAGCTTCTTCGTCACCGGCAACCACGAGTACTACTCGGGGGTGGAGGAGTGGGTCCAGGAGGTCGATCGGCTCGGCCTGCGGGTGCTGCAGAACCGGCGGCAGGAGATCCAGGCCCGGGGCGGTGTGCTCGACCTGGCCGGCGTGAACGACCTGACGGCGGCGGGCACTGGCCTCGCCGCCGGGCCGGACTTCGCCGCCGCCCTCGGTGACCGCGACCCGAGCCGCCCCGTGGTTCTGCTCGCACACCAGCCGTTGGCGGCGAAGGAGGCGGCCAGGTACGGCGTCGACCTGCAACTGTCCGGGCATACCCACGGCGGGCAGATGGTGCCGTTCAACCTGGCCGTACGACTGGAGCAACCGGTGGTCAGCGGGCTCGGCGAGGTCGACGGCACCAAGGTCTACGTAACCAACGGCGCCGGTTTCTGGGGGCCGCCGGTCCGGGTCGGGGCCGAGCCGCAGATCAGTCTGGTCGAGTTGCGCTCGGCATAGCGAGCGTCACGTCCGCGCGTGGCGGCAGGCGGCCGGCGCGGCGGGCGTGACAGGATGCGGCGTGCCTCCGTTCAGCGCCGTACCCCCCGGTGGCCTCCCGCCATTCGTCGCGGACCTGCACATCCACTCGAAGTACTCGCGCGCGTGCAGCCGTGACCTCACCCTGCCGAACCTCGCGTGGTGGGCTCGGCGTAAGGGCATCGGTCTGCTCGGCACCGGCGACTTCACCCACCCCGCCTGGTACGACCACCTGCGGGAGACGCTGCGCCCG
The window above is part of the Micromonospora sp. LH3U1 genome. Proteins encoded here:
- a CDS encoding DUF5753 domain-containing protein, whose product is MNRAVAEAMSASGLTADSLAAQIGVDPKTAAKWANPGRIPQTRHRSKVAEILRRDEGDLWPDLFKRREPAWFRPWTDIEREAVGLRWYESAVIPGLLQTEAYARAVLSSGLWADDDLAAHVETRLRRQAAVFDRPRPPLSVFVIDEAALRRGRPDIMADQLDHLMVLAERPAVMIHVLPLTAGFHPGQAGPFVIASTPDGGDVGYLDDQAAGRLSNDVAPLWAVWDSVRSLALPRDLTIDLMRARAWMT
- a CDS encoding DUF397 domain-containing protein translates to MSGARWRKSTRSSSNGGACVEVADNLPGVVLVRDTKDRDGGTLTFGPAAWAGFVTFAREIGPVG
- a CDS encoding DUF4192 domain-containing protein gives rise to the protein MTSTERPQLAVRSPADLIAAVPYLLGFHPTDSVVAVALLGRQIIFAARADLPDPSTDAVERARHLAGVIRRQGAEAATVVGYGQPDRVTPVVDAVRAALSAAGMEVLDALRVTDGRWWSYLCTEPDCCPPEGRRYDPTANPVTASAVFAGQVALPDRAALVAQVSPVDGPARDAARAATARAQLRLVELVEHAPESDLLGARALRSAGVAAVREAQRRQRRGERLDDDEVAWLSLLLTHLPVRDHAWERTDGRDRDIALWTDVLRRVEPELAAAPGALLAFAAWRAGQGALAAVALERTLSLHPDYSLAVLLDDLLRRGVPPSELDGWPSVGMPGVIRPRKRSRRGRR
- a CDS encoding fructosamine kinase family protein is translated as MDLAYLRAHPAHLPTFRTHQRIRETPVAGGNICAAARLTLDDGHSVFAKSWPERADRPAPEGLFAAEAAGLRWLREAGAVGVPEVIVALPDLLALDWVEPGEPTPEAAERFGRELAGLHRAGATAFGATWPGFIGSLPQDNTLADGPWSTWFAERRLAPYLRRSVDGGALTSADAALVEQVIGRVDGLGGDEPPARIHGDLWPGNVLWGVDDRAWLVDPAAHGGHRETDLAQLALFGGIPYLDRVLAAYQESWPLPDGWRDRVPLHQLHLLLVHTALFGGSYRDVVVQTAHAVLGRAERATVDR
- the moaA gene encoding GTP 3',8-cyclase MoaA — encoded protein: MSVTPGTDGVLVDRYDRVARDLRVSLTDKCNLRCTYCMPAEGLPWLAGPELLTDEEIVRLVRVAVERLGVTEVRFTGGEPLIRPGLLGIVSAVAALTPRPRVSLTTNGIGLDRLAPALRTAGLDRVNVSLDTLDPDRFLRLTRRPRLDAVLAGLAGAAAAGLSPVKINSVLMRGVNEDEAPALLRFALDHDYQLRIIEQMPLDAQHGWDRDTMVTAEEILTSLRTAFDLSPDPTERGAAPAETWLVDGGPARVGVIASVTRPFCGDCDRTRLTADGQVRACLFATEESDLRAALRTGADDDELARRWRTAMWGKRAGHGIDDPTFLQPTRPMSAIGG
- a CDS encoding MoaD/ThiS family protein, with translation MDTTPLTVRYFAGARAAAGRAEEGMPAGRSLDALTAELTQRHGDRLAAVLRVASFLVDGVTCHDRQAPLPAGATIDVLPPFAGG
- a CDS encoding metallophosphoesterase; translated protein: MLAVLGFVAVLALAVGGIHFYLWKRLIRDTTTPGRWRRAGAIAAVVLALLVPVTLAGTQAGLYWLAWPGYLWLALMFYLLVVLVVLEVPMLVTRLVLRRRVVAAEPTTAAPEPVLVGAAGPTEPPATGAVAAPDHDPARRLLLARGAAIFAGLTATGITGYGIRTALGPPRLDRVQIPLAKLPRSMDGLRIATVSDIHLGPLRGRAHTERIVAAINRLDADLVAVVGDLVDGSVAELGSAAAPLRDLRSRYGSFFVTGNHEYYSGVEEWVQEVDRLGLRVLQNRRQEIQARGGVLDLAGVNDLTAAGTGLAAGPDFAAALGDRDPSRPVVLLAHQPLAAKEAARYGVDLQLSGHTHGGQMVPFNLAVRLEQPVVSGLGEVDGTKVYVTNGAGFWGPPVRVGAEPQISLVELRSA